In Haliaeetus albicilla chromosome 3, bHalAlb1.1, whole genome shotgun sequence, the following are encoded in one genomic region:
- the LPIN2 gene encoding phosphatidate phosphatase LPIN2 isoform X1, protein MHFSEKDGFEDDFNRSVAAHERVSSGILSQTMNYVGQLAGQVLVTVKELYKGINQATLSGCIDVIVVRQQDGTYQCSPFHVRFGKLGVLRSKEKVIDIEINGDAVDLHMKLGDNGEAFFVQETEEENEKVPAYLATSPIPTEDQFFKDTDNHLKSGENERTCANSEIPQSVETETVFTPGSVKKKKRRRKKYKQDSRKEDQISSTGTEEIFEMEISSDDEKTVQPLRGSSNSSPKGEEQKESLIYHSKDHYPLSDGDWSPLENPFSEPVCPKSDSELEVKPAESLLRSESHMEWTWGGFPESTKITKKEKLEHPRTATITPSEKTHFRVILSSDEVEDDDDVKDSVCTVLKPEPRTHPLLKQMDVKDSLASAIIEPQDPLPLDADHHSRLLVDPLPETKPTAKIDSPSKKKGVHKRSHHQGPDDIYLEDLKALEPEVAALYFPKSDSDPGFRQWTESDTLSGSQSPQSVGSAAADSGTECMSDSAMDLPDVTLSLCGGLNENGEISKEKFMEHIITYHEFAENPGLIDNPNLVIRIYNRYYNWALAAPMILSLQVFQKSLPKATVESWVKEKMPKKSGRWWFWRKRESMTKQIPEAKEGKTDTQRANELPATIKEQVNSRPPEDDSSSDEASQELKESLKIDSAPAEHPTHGNITSYKKSLRLSSDQIAKLKLRDGPNDVVFSITTQYQGTCRCAGTIYLWNWNDKIIISDIDGTITKSDALGQILPQLGKDWTHQGIAKLYHSINENGYKFLYCSARAIGMADMTRGYLHWVNDKGTILPRGPLMLSPSSLFSAFHREVIEKKPEKFKIECLNDIKNLFAPSKQPFYAAFGNRPNDVYAYMQVGVPDCRIFTVNPKGELIQERTKGNKSSYYRLSELVEHVFPLLNKEQSSAFPCPEFSSFCYWREPLPDLNMDDLA, encoded by the exons ATGCATTTCTCAGAAAAGGATGGTTTTGAAGATGACTTCAATAGAAGTGTTGCTGCCCATGAAAGGGTTTCTTCTGGAATCTTG TCTCAGACTATGAACTACGTAGGACAACTTGCAGGACAAGTCCTGGTAACTGTGAAGGAGCTGTACAAAGGCATTAATCAGGCAACCCTTTCAGGATGCATTGATGTCATTGTGGTCCGGCAACAGGATGGTACATACCAGTGTTCTCCTTTTCATGTCCGATTTGGGAAGCTTGGTGTATTGCGCTCTAAAGAAAAAGTG ATTGATATAGAAATTAATGGTGATGCTGTTGATCTTCATATGAAACTGGGTGACAATGGAGAAGCTTTCTTTGTGCAAGAAACTGAGGAGGAAAAT gAAAAAGTTCCTGCATATTTGGCAACATCTCCAATACCCACTGAAGACCAGTTTTTTAAAGACACTGACAATCATTTGAAATCAGGTGAAAATGAGAGGACATGTGCAAACTCAGAAATTCCACAGTCTGTGGAAACAGAGACTGTATTCACTCCAGgttctgtgaaaaagaaaaaaagaagaagaaagaaatataaacaaGATAGCAGGAAGGAAGATCAGATCTCTTCTACTGGGACAGAAGAGatttttgaaatggaaataagcTCAGATGATGAAAAAACTGTTCAACCCCTAAG AGGATCCTCAAATTCATCACCAAAGGGTGAAGAACAAAAAGAATCTTTGATTTATCACTCAAAGGATCATTACCCTTTATCTGATGGAGACTGGTCCCCTCTGGAGAA CCCTTTCTCTGAGCCAGTCTGCCCTAAAAGTGATTCGGAACTAGAAGTTAAACCTGCTGAGAGCTTGCTCAGATCTGAATCTCACATGGAATGGACATGGGGAGGATTCCCAGAATCAACCAAG ataacCAAGAAAGAGAAACTGGAACATCCCAGAACAGCTACCATTACTCCATCAGAGAAGACTCATTTTAGAGTCATCCTCAGCTCTGACGAAgttgaagatgatgatgatgtgaAAGATTCTGTCTGTACAGTACTGAAACCTGAACCAAGAACTCATCCTCTTCTTAAGCAGATGGATGTTAAAGATTCTCTTGCTTCTGCAATCATAGAACCACAAGATCCGTTGCCATTAGATGCTGATCATCATTCCAGACTATTGGTGGACCCTTTACCAGAAACAAAGCCAACAGCAAAAATTGACTCtccttcaaaaaagaaag GAGTGCACAAGCGAAGTCATCATCAGGGGCCTGATGATATTTACTTGGAGGACCTAAAGGCTTTGGAACCTGAAGTTGCAGCGCTCTACTTTCCCAAAAG TGATTCTGATCCAGGCTTCAGGCAGTGGACAGAGTCAGATACCCTTTCTGGTTCTCAGTCACCCCAGTCAGTAGGAAGTGCTGCTGCTGATAGTGGTACAGAGTGCATGTCTGATTCTGCTATGGACTTGCCTGATGTTACACTTTCACTTTGTGGAGGTCTCAACGAAAATGGAGAGATTTCTAAAG AAAAATTCATGGAACATATTATAACTTATCATGAATTTGCTGAAAACCCTGGACTCATAGACAATCCTAATTTGGTAATAAGGATTTATAACAG GTATTATAACTGGGCGTTGGCTGCTCCAATGATCCTGAGTTTGCAGGTGTTTCAGAAGAGTTTGCCTAAG GCTACTGTTGAGTCTTGGGTCAAAGAAAAGATGCCAAAGAAGTCTGGAAGGTGGTGGTTCTGGCGCAAGAGAGAAAGCATGACTAAACAG ATACcagaggcaaaagaggggaaaactgACACACAAAGAGCAAATGAACTGCCAGCAACTATAAAAGAGCAAGTTAATAGTAG ACCTCCAGAAGATGATTCTTCTAGTGATGAAGCATCACAGGAGTTGAAGGAATCCCTGAAAATAGATTCTGCCCCAGCAGAGCATCCAACCCATGGGAACATTACATCTTACAAGAAGTCACTTAGACTGTCTTCAGACCAAATA GCAAAGTTGAAGCTCAGAGATGGCCCTAATGATGTTGTATTTAGTATTACAACCCAGTATCAAGGGACTTGCCGTTGTGCAGGAACAATATATCTCTGGAACTGGAATGATAAAATCATCATATCAGACATTGATGGAACAATAACCAA GTCTGATGCTTTAGGACAGATCCTCCCTCAGCTTGGCAAGGACTGGACTCATCAAGGCATTGCAAAACTCTATCATTCCATAAATGA AAATGGCTACAAGTTTCTGTACTGTTCCGCCCGTGCCATTGGGATGGCAGATATGACCAGAGGATACCTACACTGGGTGAATGACAAAGGAACAATTCTCCCCAGGGGCCCCCTCATGTTGTCCCCcagcagtttgttttctgcctttcataG ggaAGTAATAGAAAAGAAGCCTGAAAAGTTCAAAATCGAATGTTTGAATGATATCAAGAATTTGTTTGCTCCCAGTAAACAGCCTTTCTATGCTGCTTTTGGAAACAGGCCCAAT GATGTATATGCCTACATGCAAGTGGGAGTTCCAGACTGCAGAATATTTACTGTGAATCCAAAGGGTGAACTGATCCAAGAACGGACTAAGGGAAACAAATCATC ataTTACAGACTAAGTGAGCTTGTGGAACATGTGTTCCCATTGCTTAATAAAGAACAGAGTTCTGCATTTCCGTGCCCAGAATTCAGCTCCTTTTGCTATTGGAGAGAGCCTCTTCCTGACCTTAATATGGACGACCTGGCCTGA
- the LPIN2 gene encoding phosphatidate phosphatase LPIN2 isoform X3: MHFSEKDGFEDDFNRSVAAHERVSSGILSQTMNYVGQLAGQVLVTVKELYKGINQATLSGCIDVIVVRQQDGTYQCSPFHVRFGKLGVLRSKEKVIDIEINGDAVDLHMKLGDNGEAFFVQETEEENEKVPAYLATSPIPTEDQFFKDTDNHLKSGENERTCANSEIPQSVETETVFTPGSVKKKKRRRKKYKQDSRKEDQISSTGTEEIFEMEISSDDEKTVQPLRGSSNSSPKGEEQKESLIYHSKDHYPLSDGDWSPLENPFSEPVCPKSDSELEVKPAESLLRSESHMEWTWGGFPESTKITKKEKLEHPRTATITPSEKTHFRVILSSDEVEDDDDVKDSVCTVLKPEPRTHPLLKQMDVKDSLASAIIEPQDPLPLDADHHSRLLVDPLPETKPTAKIDSPSKKKGVHKRSHHQGPDDIYLEDLKALEPEVAALYFPKSDSDPGFRQWTESDTLSGSQSPQSVGSAAADSGTECMSDSAMDLPDVTLSLCGGLNENGEISKEKFMEHIITYHEFAENPGLIDNPNLVIRIYNRYYNWALAAPMILSLQVFQKSLPKATVESWVKEKMPKKSGRWWFWRKRESMTKQIPEAKEGKTDTQRANELPATIKEQVNSRPPEDDSSSDEASQELKESLKIDSAPAEHPTHGNITSYKKSLRLSSDQIAKLKLRDGPNDVVFSITTQYQGTCRCAGTIYLWNWNDKIIISDIDGTITKSDALGQILPQLGKDWTHQGIAKLYHSINENGYKFLYCSARAIGMADMTRGYLHWVNDKGTILPRGPLMLSPSSLFSAFHRMYMPTCKWEFQTAEYLL; the protein is encoded by the exons ATGCATTTCTCAGAAAAGGATGGTTTTGAAGATGACTTCAATAGAAGTGTTGCTGCCCATGAAAGGGTTTCTTCTGGAATCTTG TCTCAGACTATGAACTACGTAGGACAACTTGCAGGACAAGTCCTGGTAACTGTGAAGGAGCTGTACAAAGGCATTAATCAGGCAACCCTTTCAGGATGCATTGATGTCATTGTGGTCCGGCAACAGGATGGTACATACCAGTGTTCTCCTTTTCATGTCCGATTTGGGAAGCTTGGTGTATTGCGCTCTAAAGAAAAAGTG ATTGATATAGAAATTAATGGTGATGCTGTTGATCTTCATATGAAACTGGGTGACAATGGAGAAGCTTTCTTTGTGCAAGAAACTGAGGAGGAAAAT gAAAAAGTTCCTGCATATTTGGCAACATCTCCAATACCCACTGAAGACCAGTTTTTTAAAGACACTGACAATCATTTGAAATCAGGTGAAAATGAGAGGACATGTGCAAACTCAGAAATTCCACAGTCTGTGGAAACAGAGACTGTATTCACTCCAGgttctgtgaaaaagaaaaaaagaagaagaaagaaatataaacaaGATAGCAGGAAGGAAGATCAGATCTCTTCTACTGGGACAGAAGAGatttttgaaatggaaataagcTCAGATGATGAAAAAACTGTTCAACCCCTAAG AGGATCCTCAAATTCATCACCAAAGGGTGAAGAACAAAAAGAATCTTTGATTTATCACTCAAAGGATCATTACCCTTTATCTGATGGAGACTGGTCCCCTCTGGAGAA CCCTTTCTCTGAGCCAGTCTGCCCTAAAAGTGATTCGGAACTAGAAGTTAAACCTGCTGAGAGCTTGCTCAGATCTGAATCTCACATGGAATGGACATGGGGAGGATTCCCAGAATCAACCAAG ataacCAAGAAAGAGAAACTGGAACATCCCAGAACAGCTACCATTACTCCATCAGAGAAGACTCATTTTAGAGTCATCCTCAGCTCTGACGAAgttgaagatgatgatgatgtgaAAGATTCTGTCTGTACAGTACTGAAACCTGAACCAAGAACTCATCCTCTTCTTAAGCAGATGGATGTTAAAGATTCTCTTGCTTCTGCAATCATAGAACCACAAGATCCGTTGCCATTAGATGCTGATCATCATTCCAGACTATTGGTGGACCCTTTACCAGAAACAAAGCCAACAGCAAAAATTGACTCtccttcaaaaaagaaag GAGTGCACAAGCGAAGTCATCATCAGGGGCCTGATGATATTTACTTGGAGGACCTAAAGGCTTTGGAACCTGAAGTTGCAGCGCTCTACTTTCCCAAAAG TGATTCTGATCCAGGCTTCAGGCAGTGGACAGAGTCAGATACCCTTTCTGGTTCTCAGTCACCCCAGTCAGTAGGAAGTGCTGCTGCTGATAGTGGTACAGAGTGCATGTCTGATTCTGCTATGGACTTGCCTGATGTTACACTTTCACTTTGTGGAGGTCTCAACGAAAATGGAGAGATTTCTAAAG AAAAATTCATGGAACATATTATAACTTATCATGAATTTGCTGAAAACCCTGGACTCATAGACAATCCTAATTTGGTAATAAGGATTTATAACAG GTATTATAACTGGGCGTTGGCTGCTCCAATGATCCTGAGTTTGCAGGTGTTTCAGAAGAGTTTGCCTAAG GCTACTGTTGAGTCTTGGGTCAAAGAAAAGATGCCAAAGAAGTCTGGAAGGTGGTGGTTCTGGCGCAAGAGAGAAAGCATGACTAAACAG ATACcagaggcaaaagaggggaaaactgACACACAAAGAGCAAATGAACTGCCAGCAACTATAAAAGAGCAAGTTAATAGTAG ACCTCCAGAAGATGATTCTTCTAGTGATGAAGCATCACAGGAGTTGAAGGAATCCCTGAAAATAGATTCTGCCCCAGCAGAGCATCCAACCCATGGGAACATTACATCTTACAAGAAGTCACTTAGACTGTCTTCAGACCAAATA GCAAAGTTGAAGCTCAGAGATGGCCCTAATGATGTTGTATTTAGTATTACAACCCAGTATCAAGGGACTTGCCGTTGTGCAGGAACAATATATCTCTGGAACTGGAATGATAAAATCATCATATCAGACATTGATGGAACAATAACCAA GTCTGATGCTTTAGGACAGATCCTCCCTCAGCTTGGCAAGGACTGGACTCATCAAGGCATTGCAAAACTCTATCATTCCATAAATGA AAATGGCTACAAGTTTCTGTACTGTTCCGCCCGTGCCATTGGGATGGCAGATATGACCAGAGGATACCTACACTGGGTGAATGACAAAGGAACAATTCTCCCCAGGGGCCCCCTCATGTTGTCCCCcagcagtttgttttctgcctttcataG GATGTATATGCCTACATGCAAGTGGGAGTTCCAGACTGCAGAATATTTACTGTGA
- the LPIN2 gene encoding phosphatidate phosphatase LPIN2 isoform X2 translates to MNYVGQLAGQVLVTVKELYKGINQATLSGCIDVIVVRQQDGTYQCSPFHVRFGKLGVLRSKEKVIDIEINGDAVDLHMKLGDNGEAFFVQETEEENEKVPAYLATSPIPTEDQFFKDTDNHLKSGENERTCANSEIPQSVETETVFTPGSVKKKKRRRKKYKQDSRKEDQISSTGTEEIFEMEISSDDEKTVQPLRGSSNSSPKGEEQKESLIYHSKDHYPLSDGDWSPLENPFSEPVCPKSDSELEVKPAESLLRSESHMEWTWGGFPESTKITKKEKLEHPRTATITPSEKTHFRVILSSDEVEDDDDVKDSVCTVLKPEPRTHPLLKQMDVKDSLASAIIEPQDPLPLDADHHSRLLVDPLPETKPTAKIDSPSKKKGVHKRSHHQGPDDIYLEDLKALEPEVAALYFPKSDSDPGFRQWTESDTLSGSQSPQSVGSAAADSGTECMSDSAMDLPDVTLSLCGGLNENGEISKEKFMEHIITYHEFAENPGLIDNPNLVIRIYNRYYNWALAAPMILSLQVFQKSLPKATVESWVKEKMPKKSGRWWFWRKRESMTKQIPEAKEGKTDTQRANELPATIKEQVNSRPPEDDSSSDEASQELKESLKIDSAPAEHPTHGNITSYKKSLRLSSDQIAKLKLRDGPNDVVFSITTQYQGTCRCAGTIYLWNWNDKIIISDIDGTITKSDALGQILPQLGKDWTHQGIAKLYHSINENGYKFLYCSARAIGMADMTRGYLHWVNDKGTILPRGPLMLSPSSLFSAFHREVIEKKPEKFKIECLNDIKNLFAPSKQPFYAAFGNRPNDVYAYMQVGVPDCRIFTVNPKGELIQERTKGNKSSYYRLSELVEHVFPLLNKEQSSAFPCPEFSSFCYWREPLPDLNMDDLA, encoded by the exons ATGAACTACGTAGGACAACTTGCAGGACAAGTCCTGGTAACTGTGAAGGAGCTGTACAAAGGCATTAATCAGGCAACCCTTTCAGGATGCATTGATGTCATTGTGGTCCGGCAACAGGATGGTACATACCAGTGTTCTCCTTTTCATGTCCGATTTGGGAAGCTTGGTGTATTGCGCTCTAAAGAAAAAGTG ATTGATATAGAAATTAATGGTGATGCTGTTGATCTTCATATGAAACTGGGTGACAATGGAGAAGCTTTCTTTGTGCAAGAAACTGAGGAGGAAAAT gAAAAAGTTCCTGCATATTTGGCAACATCTCCAATACCCACTGAAGACCAGTTTTTTAAAGACACTGACAATCATTTGAAATCAGGTGAAAATGAGAGGACATGTGCAAACTCAGAAATTCCACAGTCTGTGGAAACAGAGACTGTATTCACTCCAGgttctgtgaaaaagaaaaaaagaagaagaaagaaatataaacaaGATAGCAGGAAGGAAGATCAGATCTCTTCTACTGGGACAGAAGAGatttttgaaatggaaataagcTCAGATGATGAAAAAACTGTTCAACCCCTAAG AGGATCCTCAAATTCATCACCAAAGGGTGAAGAACAAAAAGAATCTTTGATTTATCACTCAAAGGATCATTACCCTTTATCTGATGGAGACTGGTCCCCTCTGGAGAA CCCTTTCTCTGAGCCAGTCTGCCCTAAAAGTGATTCGGAACTAGAAGTTAAACCTGCTGAGAGCTTGCTCAGATCTGAATCTCACATGGAATGGACATGGGGAGGATTCCCAGAATCAACCAAG ataacCAAGAAAGAGAAACTGGAACATCCCAGAACAGCTACCATTACTCCATCAGAGAAGACTCATTTTAGAGTCATCCTCAGCTCTGACGAAgttgaagatgatgatgatgtgaAAGATTCTGTCTGTACAGTACTGAAACCTGAACCAAGAACTCATCCTCTTCTTAAGCAGATGGATGTTAAAGATTCTCTTGCTTCTGCAATCATAGAACCACAAGATCCGTTGCCATTAGATGCTGATCATCATTCCAGACTATTGGTGGACCCTTTACCAGAAACAAAGCCAACAGCAAAAATTGACTCtccttcaaaaaagaaag GAGTGCACAAGCGAAGTCATCATCAGGGGCCTGATGATATTTACTTGGAGGACCTAAAGGCTTTGGAACCTGAAGTTGCAGCGCTCTACTTTCCCAAAAG TGATTCTGATCCAGGCTTCAGGCAGTGGACAGAGTCAGATACCCTTTCTGGTTCTCAGTCACCCCAGTCAGTAGGAAGTGCTGCTGCTGATAGTGGTACAGAGTGCATGTCTGATTCTGCTATGGACTTGCCTGATGTTACACTTTCACTTTGTGGAGGTCTCAACGAAAATGGAGAGATTTCTAAAG AAAAATTCATGGAACATATTATAACTTATCATGAATTTGCTGAAAACCCTGGACTCATAGACAATCCTAATTTGGTAATAAGGATTTATAACAG GTATTATAACTGGGCGTTGGCTGCTCCAATGATCCTGAGTTTGCAGGTGTTTCAGAAGAGTTTGCCTAAG GCTACTGTTGAGTCTTGGGTCAAAGAAAAGATGCCAAAGAAGTCTGGAAGGTGGTGGTTCTGGCGCAAGAGAGAAAGCATGACTAAACAG ATACcagaggcaaaagaggggaaaactgACACACAAAGAGCAAATGAACTGCCAGCAACTATAAAAGAGCAAGTTAATAGTAG ACCTCCAGAAGATGATTCTTCTAGTGATGAAGCATCACAGGAGTTGAAGGAATCCCTGAAAATAGATTCTGCCCCAGCAGAGCATCCAACCCATGGGAACATTACATCTTACAAGAAGTCACTTAGACTGTCTTCAGACCAAATA GCAAAGTTGAAGCTCAGAGATGGCCCTAATGATGTTGTATTTAGTATTACAACCCAGTATCAAGGGACTTGCCGTTGTGCAGGAACAATATATCTCTGGAACTGGAATGATAAAATCATCATATCAGACATTGATGGAACAATAACCAA GTCTGATGCTTTAGGACAGATCCTCCCTCAGCTTGGCAAGGACTGGACTCATCAAGGCATTGCAAAACTCTATCATTCCATAAATGA AAATGGCTACAAGTTTCTGTACTGTTCCGCCCGTGCCATTGGGATGGCAGATATGACCAGAGGATACCTACACTGGGTGAATGACAAAGGAACAATTCTCCCCAGGGGCCCCCTCATGTTGTCCCCcagcagtttgttttctgcctttcataG ggaAGTAATAGAAAAGAAGCCTGAAAAGTTCAAAATCGAATGTTTGAATGATATCAAGAATTTGTTTGCTCCCAGTAAACAGCCTTTCTATGCTGCTTTTGGAAACAGGCCCAAT GATGTATATGCCTACATGCAAGTGGGAGTTCCAGACTGCAGAATATTTACTGTGAATCCAAAGGGTGAACTGATCCAAGAACGGACTAAGGGAAACAAATCATC ataTTACAGACTAAGTGAGCTTGTGGAACATGTGTTCCCATTGCTTAATAAAGAACAGAGTTCTGCATTTCCGTGCCCAGAATTCAGCTCCTTTTGCTATTGGAGAGAGCCTCTTCCTGACCTTAATATGGACGACCTGGCCTGA